A window from Streptomyces sp. NBC_00299 encodes these proteins:
- a CDS encoding FAD-dependent oxidoreductase: MSGHEAESVPVLIVGGSLVGLSTSVFLGRLGIEHMLVERHAGTSTHPRGRGNNVRTMEIYRTAGLESGIREAARVLSGNDGILQVDKLTGKERRWIIGDISGGMDISRVSSADWCLCSQNDLEPVLLSYAREQGADIRFSSELLSFTETGDGVQARVRNRETGETYTVNADFLVAADGPRSPIRNHLGIGQSGPGELFHNVSVTFRSRALKKYVGEKRFVVCYVTDPDGEGALLPVDNEERWVIHVPWYPDRGEDLEDFTDERLSAHIRAAVGASDIDVEITGKAPWHASKRVADSYGEGRVFLAGDSAHEMPPTGAFGSNTGIQDAHNLAWKLASVLRGWAGLPLLESYERERRPVALATGTRACVQAADEQHPGFSPAAGRNNDPADLMTVALCYRYASNAVVGAHPEQPIVPDTFQLGGEPGSRAPHMWVVRGGGRISTLDLYERSFVLLAGSGGQKWRTAVEKASLNLGVPVEAYLVGTGPDHDLVPDTDADWAELHGTAEDGAVLVRPDGFVAWRADAAMPDADRVLTNVLQTLLCRD, from the coding sequence GTGAGCGGACACGAAGCGGAATCTGTACCAGTTCTCATCGTCGGCGGATCCCTGGTGGGTCTTTCCACTTCGGTATTCTTGGGGCGCCTCGGAATTGAGCACATGCTCGTGGAGCGGCATGCCGGGACATCGACGCATCCGCGCGGCCGTGGCAACAACGTGCGCACCATGGAGATTTACCGGACCGCCGGCCTGGAGTCGGGCATCCGGGAGGCGGCCCGCGTGCTCTCCGGGAACGACGGCATCCTCCAGGTGGACAAGCTCACCGGGAAGGAACGCCGCTGGATCATCGGGGACATCTCCGGCGGCATGGACATCTCCCGGGTCAGTTCCGCGGACTGGTGCCTGTGCAGTCAGAACGACCTGGAGCCCGTGCTGTTGAGCTACGCCCGCGAGCAGGGTGCCGACATCCGCTTCAGCTCGGAGCTGCTCTCCTTCACGGAGACCGGGGACGGAGTGCAGGCCCGGGTCAGGAACCGGGAGACCGGTGAGACCTACACCGTGAACGCCGACTTTCTGGTGGCCGCCGACGGTCCCAGAAGCCCCATCCGCAACCACCTGGGGATCGGCCAGTCGGGGCCGGGCGAGCTGTTCCACAACGTCAGCGTCACCTTCCGCAGCAGGGCGCTGAAGAAGTACGTCGGAGAGAAGCGATTCGTCGTCTGCTATGTCACCGACCCCGACGGGGAGGGTGCACTGCTCCCGGTGGACAACGAGGAGCGCTGGGTGATCCACGTTCCCTGGTATCCCGACCGGGGCGAGGACCTGGAGGACTTCACCGACGAGCGGCTCTCCGCCCACATCCGCGCTGCCGTCGGCGCCTCGGACATCGACGTCGAGATCACCGGCAAGGCCCCGTGGCACGCGTCGAAGCGGGTCGCGGACAGCTACGGCGAGGGCCGGGTCTTCCTGGCCGGCGACTCGGCCCACGAGATGCCGCCCACCGGGGCGTTCGGCTCCAACACCGGCATCCAGGACGCTCACAACCTCGCCTGGAAACTGGCCTCGGTGCTGCGCGGCTGGGCCGGCCTGCCGCTCCTCGAGTCCTACGAGCGGGAGCGGCGGCCCGTCGCCCTCGCGACCGGCACACGCGCGTGCGTCCAGGCGGCCGACGAACAGCACCCGGGGTTCAGCCCCGCCGCGGGACGCAACAACGACCCGGCGGACCTGATGACCGTCGCCCTCTGTTACCGGTACGCGTCGAACGCCGTGGTGGGCGCCCACCCGGAGCAGCCGATCGTCCCCGACACGTTCCAGCTGGGCGGCGAACCGGGCAGCCGTGCGCCGCACATGTGGGTCGTGCGAGGGGGCGGCAGGATCTCCACGCTCGATCTGTACGAGCGCTCCTTCGTGCTGCTCGCCGGCTCCGGCGGACAGAAGTGGCGGACCGCGGTGGAGAAGGCCTCCCTGAACCTGGGCGTCCCGGTCGAGGCGTACCTCGTGGGCACGGGGCCCGACCACGACCTCGTCCCCGACACGGACGCCGACTGGGCGGAGCTGCACGGCACGGCCGAGGACGGCGCCGTCCTGGTCCGCCCGGACGGCTTCGTCGCCTGGCGGGCGGACGCCGCGATGCCGGACGCCGACCGCGTCCTGACGAACGTGCTGCAGACCCTGCTCTGCCGCGACTGA
- a CDS encoding amidohydrolase family protein produces the protein MTLAGRIDVHHHFTAPAWLDWAEERGVVSREKLPWWTRWDLNAALEVMDKNGIGTSVMTVAMLGRFRERAERQESARVALRAAADVVESNPARFAFFTPVFLDDLELSSWSVRHGLDELGAVGVSTRTSVNGVFLGDESHDRLLQELNERSAVISTHPMEVQAGKDGDAGLPGMPPFVCDFLLDTTRAAINLIRNGTLDRYPNLSFVLPHGGGFLPYMATRLELFGGRINPPIEADRVRDYLHRFYFDTAGPMSPSATPTLLATVDPDRILFGTDWPPTPAHVITDSVTPALDGDPFLSEQQLQGINRENALRLMPGLARR, from the coding sequence ATGACCCTTGCCGGACGCATCGACGTCCACCACCACTTCACCGCCCCGGCCTGGCTGGACTGGGCCGAGGAGCGGGGCGTCGTCAGCCGCGAGAAGCTCCCCTGGTGGACCCGGTGGGACCTGAACGCGGCACTGGAGGTCATGGACAAGAACGGCATCGGCACGTCCGTCATGACCGTCGCGATGCTGGGCCGGTTCCGTGAGCGCGCCGAGCGCCAGGAGAGCGCACGCGTCGCCCTGCGGGCGGCGGCCGACGTCGTCGAGTCCAACCCCGCGCGCTTCGCCTTCTTCACGCCCGTCTTCCTCGACGACCTGGAGCTCTCCTCGTGGAGCGTGCGCCACGGCCTCGACGAGCTCGGTGCCGTCGGGGTGAGCACGCGCACGAGCGTCAACGGCGTCTTCCTGGGCGACGAGTCGCACGACCGTCTCCTGCAGGAGCTGAACGAGCGGTCCGCGGTCATCAGCACGCACCCCATGGAGGTGCAGGCCGGGAAGGACGGTGACGCGGGGCTGCCGGGGATGCCGCCCTTCGTGTGCGACTTCCTGCTGGACACCACCCGCGCGGCCATCAACCTCATCCGCAACGGCACCCTGGACCGCTACCCGAACCTCAGCTTCGTCCTGCCGCACGGAGGGGGCTTCCTCCCCTACATGGCCACCCGCCTCGAACTGTTCGGCGGACGCATCAACCCGCCGATCGAGGCCGACCGGGTCCGTGACTACCTGCACCGGTTCTACTTCGACACGGCGGGCCCCATGTCGCCGTCCGCCACACCCACTCTGCTGGCGACGGTGGACCCCGACCGCATCCTCTTCGGCACGGACTGGCCGCCCACCCCCGCGCATGTCATCACCGACAGCGTGACCCCCGCGCTGGACGGCGATCCCTTCCTCTCGGAGCAGCAGCTCCAGGGCATCAACCGGGAGAACGCGCTGCGGCTGATGCCGGGGCTCGCCCGTCGGTGA
- a CDS encoding TcmI family type II polyketide cyclase has translation MHHALIVARMAPQSASDIAGVFAASDRGELPHLVGVTQRSLFQFGDVYMHFIEAEQDPGPAIAKVAGHPEFVDISRKLEAFVSPYDPQTWRSPKDAMAQRFYHWSKS, from the coding sequence ATGCACCACGCACTGATCGTCGCCAGGATGGCCCCGCAGTCCGCCTCGGACATCGCGGGCGTCTTCGCGGCCTCCGACCGGGGCGAACTCCCGCACCTCGTCGGGGTGACCCAGCGTTCGCTGTTCCAGTTCGGCGATGTGTACATGCACTTCATCGAGGCCGAGCAGGACCCGGGCCCCGCCATCGCTAAGGTGGCCGGGCACCCCGAGTTCGTCGACATCAGCAGGAAGCTCGAGGCGTTCGTCAGCCCGTACGACCCGCAGACCTGGCGGAGTCCGAAGGACGCGATGGCGCAGCGCTTCTACCACTGGTCGAAGAGCTGA
- a CDS encoding SRPBCC family protein, which translates to MAGHTENEITIAAPVDLVWDMTNDLERWPQLFSEYASCDVLSREGDTVTFRLTMHPDENGKVWSWVSERVADREKLVVRARRVETGPFEYMNIVWEYEETPAGTRMHWTQDFAMKPDAPVDDAGMTDIINRNSPIQMALIRDRVEAACTTH; encoded by the coding sequence GTGGCCGGACACACCGAGAACGAAATCACCATCGCCGCTCCCGTCGACCTCGTCTGGGACATGACGAACGACCTGGAGCGCTGGCCCCAGCTGTTCAGCGAGTACGCGTCCTGCGACGTGCTGTCCCGCGAGGGCGACACGGTGACCTTCCGCCTGACCATGCACCCCGATGAGAACGGCAAGGTGTGGAGCTGGGTCTCGGAGCGGGTCGCCGACCGCGAGAAGCTCGTCGTGCGCGCCCGCAGGGTCGAGACCGGCCCCTTCGAGTACATGAACATCGTGTGGGAGTACGAGGAGACCCCGGCCGGCACCCGGATGCACTGGACGCAGGACTTCGCCATGAAGCCCGACGCGCCGGTGGACGACGCCGGGATGACGGACATCATCAACCGCAACTCGCCCATCCAGATGGCCCTCATCCGCGACCGTGTGGAGGCCGCATGCACCACGCACTGA
- a CDS encoding acyl carrier protein, which produces MTTGVNQVTVAELAALMKQAAGVSVDAHDLEARAETPFSEFGLDSLGLLGIVGELENRHGQALPTDAERCKSPRAFLDLVNGSLTTGA; this is translated from the coding sequence ATGACCACCGGAGTGAACCAAGTGACCGTCGCCGAGCTGGCCGCGCTGATGAAGCAGGCCGCCGGTGTGTCCGTCGACGCGCACGACCTCGAAGCCCGGGCGGAGACGCCCTTCTCCGAGTTCGGGCTCGACTCGCTCGGTCTCCTCGGCATCGTGGGCGAGCTGGAGAACCGGCACGGCCAGGCACTGCCCACCGACGCGGAGCGCTGCAAGAGCCCCCGCGCCTTCCTCGACCTCGTCAACGGCAGCCTCACGACAGGAGCCTGA
- a CDS encoding ketosynthase chain-length factor, with protein sequence MSGQRTRRTAVTGMGVVAPNGLNADTYWKSVKEGASVLDRVTREGCEHLPLRVAGEVRGFDPSALIEETFLVQTDKFTHFALAAADAALQDAGLSSSAADSPYSVGVVTAAGSGGGEFGQRELQKLWGKGARFVGPYQSIAWFYAASTGQISIRKGFKGPCGVVASDEAGGLDAVAHASRAVHRGTDVVVVGAAEAPLAPYSGVCQLGYPELSTVEDPARAYRPFTSAACGFVPAEGGAVLVVEDLDRAQRREAAVRATVAGHAATFTGASRWDRSRGGLAQAIRGALDEAGCAPEEIDVVFADAMGVPDADRAEALALADALGRHGTRVPVTAPKTGIGRSYCGAPLLDIVAAVQAMEHGQIPPTPGVFDICHDIDLVTGTARPAELRTALVLSRGLMGSNAALVVRRGPESAA encoded by the coding sequence ATGAGTGGTCAACGCACCCGGCGCACAGCGGTCACCGGAATGGGTGTGGTCGCGCCCAACGGCCTGAACGCGGACACCTACTGGAAGTCCGTGAAGGAGGGCGCGAGCGTACTGGACCGGGTCACCCGGGAGGGCTGCGAGCACCTTCCGCTCCGCGTCGCCGGAGAGGTCCGCGGATTCGACCCGTCGGCGCTGATCGAGGAGACCTTCCTCGTCCAGACCGACAAGTTCACCCACTTCGCACTGGCCGCCGCCGACGCAGCCCTGCAGGACGCGGGACTCAGCAGCAGCGCCGCCGACTCGCCGTACTCGGTCGGTGTGGTCACCGCGGCCGGGTCCGGCGGCGGCGAGTTCGGCCAGCGGGAACTGCAGAAGCTGTGGGGCAAGGGGGCCCGGTTCGTCGGGCCCTACCAGTCCATCGCCTGGTTCTACGCCGCCAGCACGGGCCAGATCTCCATCCGCAAGGGCTTCAAGGGCCCCTGCGGGGTGGTGGCCAGCGACGAGGCGGGCGGCCTGGACGCCGTCGCGCACGCCTCGCGGGCGGTGCACCGGGGCACGGACGTGGTCGTGGTCGGGGCCGCCGAGGCGCCGCTCGCCCCGTACTCGGGGGTCTGCCAGCTCGGCTACCCCGAGCTCAGCACCGTCGAGGACCCGGCCCGCGCCTACCGCCCCTTCACCTCGGCGGCCTGCGGTTTCGTACCCGCCGAGGGCGGTGCCGTACTGGTCGTGGAGGACCTGGACCGGGCACAGCGCCGGGAGGCGGCCGTCCGGGCCACCGTGGCGGGACACGCGGCCACGTTCACGGGCGCCTCGCGCTGGGACAGGTCGCGGGGGGGTCTCGCGCAGGCCATCCGCGGGGCCCTCGACGAGGCCGGCTGCGCGCCGGAGGAGATCGACGTGGTCTTCGCCGACGCGATGGGCGTGCCCGACGCGGACCGTGCCGAGGCGCTCGCCCTCGCCGACGCCCTCGGCCGGCACGGCACCCGAGTGCCGGTCACCGCCCCCAAGACCGGCATCGGGCGGTCGTACTGCGGGGCGCCCCTGCTCGACATCGTGGCCGCGGTGCAGGCCATGGAGCACGGGCAGATACCGCCGACGCCGGGCGTCTTCGACATCTGCCACGACATCGACCTGGTGACCGGCACGGCACGCCCGGCCGAGCTCCGCACGGCCCTGGTCCTCAGCAGGGGACTGATGGGCTCCAACGCGGCTCTGGTCGTGCGTCGGGGCCCCGAATCCGCCGCATAG
- a CDS encoding beta-ketoacyl-[acyl-carrier-protein] synthase family protein: MTRRVAVTGIGVVAPGGIGVPAFWDLLSNGRTATRGITLFDPEGLRSRIAAECDFDPLTHGLEPGIAERADRYIQFALVAAQEAVTDSGVDFAAENPWRVAVSLGSAVGGTTRLEHDYVLVSEHGQRWDVDHRNAGPQLHRAFSPSTLAADVAERFGAQGPVQTVSTGCTSGLDAVGYAFHTVEEGRADICIAGASDSPISPITMACFDAIKATSPNNDDPEHASRPFDAHRNGFVMGEGAAVLVLEELEHARARGAHIYCEIGGYATFGNAYHMTGLTSEGLEMARAIDDTLDHARVDPTEIDYVNAHGSGTRQNDRHETAAVKKSLGSHAYDTPMSSIKSMVGHSLGAIGAIEVVACVLALARQVVPPTANYETPDPECDLDYVPRTARPRRLDNVLSVGSGFGGFQSAVLLTGPSGRRRR; encoded by the coding sequence GTGACCCGGCGCGTGGCGGTCACCGGCATAGGTGTGGTCGCCCCCGGCGGGATCGGGGTCCCGGCGTTCTGGGACCTCCTCTCCAACGGCCGGACGGCGACCCGTGGCATCACCCTGTTCGACCCCGAGGGCCTGCGGTCCCGGATAGCCGCCGAGTGCGACTTCGACCCCCTCACGCACGGCCTCGAACCCGGCATCGCCGAACGCGCCGACCGGTACATACAGTTCGCCCTGGTCGCCGCACAGGAGGCCGTGACCGACAGCGGTGTCGACTTCGCCGCCGAGAACCCCTGGCGCGTGGCCGTGTCCCTGGGCAGCGCGGTGGGCGGCACGACCCGGCTGGAGCACGACTACGTCCTGGTCAGCGAGCACGGGCAGCGCTGGGACGTCGACCACCGCAACGCCGGGCCGCAACTGCACCGGGCGTTCTCGCCCAGCACGCTCGCGGCCGACGTCGCCGAACGGTTCGGCGCCCAGGGCCCGGTGCAGACCGTGTCCACCGGCTGCACCTCCGGACTCGACGCGGTGGGCTACGCCTTCCACACCGTCGAGGAGGGCCGCGCCGACATCTGCATAGCCGGGGCCTCGGACTCGCCGATCTCCCCGATCACCATGGCCTGCTTCGACGCCATCAAGGCCACGTCGCCGAACAACGACGACCCCGAGCACGCCTCCCGCCCCTTCGACGCCCACCGCAACGGATTCGTCATGGGCGAGGGCGCCGCGGTGCTGGTCCTGGAGGAGCTGGAGCACGCCCGGGCGCGCGGCGCGCACATCTACTGCGAGATCGGCGGCTACGCGACGTTCGGCAACGCGTACCACATGACCGGACTCACCAGTGAGGGCCTGGAGATGGCCCGTGCCATCGACGACACGCTCGACCACGCGCGCGTGGACCCCACCGAGATCGACTACGTCAACGCGCACGGCTCGGGCACCCGCCAGAACGACCGGCACGAGACCGCCGCGGTGAAGAAGTCGCTGGGCTCCCACGCCTACGACACCCCGATGAGCTCCATCAAGTCCATGGTGGGCCACTCGCTCGGCGCGATCGGCGCGATCGAGGTCGTCGCCTGTGTGCTGGCGCTGGCCCGGCAGGTGGTACCGCCGACGGCGAACTACGAGACCCCGGACCCCGAGTGCGACCTGGACTACGTCCCGCGCACCGCTCGCCCCCGCAGGCTCGACAACGTGCTCTCCGTGGGCAGCGGCTTCGGCGGGTTCCAGTCCGCGGTGCTCCTGACGGGGCCGAGTGGGAGGAGACGACGATGA
- a CDS encoding cupin domain-containing protein yields the protein MDKMRPRVVDLKEIEPNRKRGGDLRTLLTPVTVGATSGFMGLAIMRPGERISEHYHPYSEEFIYVVEGRLEVDLDGETFSLRSDQGLMIPIDMRHRFRNVGDEEARMVFHLGPLAPNPKLGHVDTEAPELSDDIKPYPLVQEEGGQPERPGVLS from the coding sequence ATGGACAAGATGCGCCCGCGCGTCGTGGACCTCAAAGAGATCGAGCCCAACCGCAAGCGCGGCGGCGACCTGCGCACTCTGCTCACCCCGGTCACGGTGGGTGCGACGAGCGGCTTCATGGGCCTGGCCATCATGCGGCCCGGCGAACGCATCAGCGAGCACTACCACCCGTACTCCGAGGAGTTCATCTACGTCGTCGAGGGCAGGCTGGAGGTCGACCTGGATGGAGAAACGTTTTCCCTCCGTTCCGACCAGGGCCTGATGATCCCCATCGACATGCGGCACCGCTTCCGCAACGTCGGTGACGAGGAGGCCCGGATGGTCTTCCACCTGGGCCCGCTCGCGCCGAACCCCAAGCTCGGCCACGTCGACACCGAGGCGCCGGAGCTCAGCGACGACATCAAGCCGTACCCGCTCGTCCAGGAGGAGGGCGGGCAGCCCGAGCGACCCGGAGTGCTCTCGTGA
- a CDS encoding SchA/CurD-like domain-containing protein, which yields MTTSPYTSQSAFDGSRMRVLLLVDLHEGAEQQFLDAYEHMRDRVASVPGHLGDQLCQSLENPSQWLITSEWATAPPYLAWVNSEEHLETVRPLQSCVRELRSMRYGIVRETGGVRPEKAGGLQTAVRVGDGVIRHALTFTVKPGSESKVAEILAGYAPPEARVDDTTRLRRTTLFMHGNRVVRTVEVEGDLMAALRHVSRQPEVRAVEEALNPHLEQHRDLADPESARTFFIRAAMPPVHHVARGGPEPDDIKRHALYYPARKGCGMALARLLSQQDETAAADPDGPVHRSTVFQREDIVVRLIDVRGDPETDPVMALGIQGPRKAAVLARLLDTDALGVAGPFSGGREATRLLTHADMALITDRRAGDRRAAQS from the coding sequence ATGACCACTTCGCCCTATACATCCCAGTCGGCGTTCGACGGCTCCAGGATGCGAGTCCTCCTTCTCGTCGACCTCCACGAAGGTGCCGAGCAACAGTTCCTGGACGCCTACGAGCACATGCGCGACCGAGTCGCGTCGGTCCCCGGTCACCTCGGTGACCAGCTGTGCCAGTCCCTGGAGAACCCGTCCCAGTGGCTCATCACGAGTGAATGGGCCACCGCCCCGCCGTACCTCGCCTGGGTGAACAGTGAAGAGCATCTCGAGACGGTCCGGCCCCTGCAGAGCTGCGTGCGCGAGCTCCGCTCGATGCGGTACGGCATCGTCCGCGAGACCGGCGGCGTCCGCCCGGAAAAGGCCGGCGGACTCCAGACGGCCGTAAGGGTGGGCGACGGTGTGATCCGCCATGCCCTGACCTTCACCGTCAAGCCCGGCTCCGAGTCCAAGGTCGCGGAGATCCTCGCCGGATACGCACCGCCCGAGGCCCGCGTCGACGACACCACGCGGCTGCGCCGCACGACCCTGTTCATGCACGGCAACCGGGTCGTCCGCACAGTCGAGGTGGAGGGCGACCTGATGGCGGCCCTGCGCCACGTCTCGCGCCAGCCCGAGGTGCGGGCCGTCGAGGAGGCCCTCAACCCGCATCTGGAGCAGCACCGGGACCTGGCCGACCCCGAGTCCGCGCGGACGTTCTTCATCCGCGCCGCCATGCCGCCCGTCCATCACGTGGCACGCGGCGGCCCGGAGCCGGACGACATCAAGCGGCACGCCCTGTACTACCCGGCCCGCAAGGGCTGCGGAATGGCGCTGGCCCGGTTGCTCTCGCAGCAGGACGAGACCGCGGCGGCCGACCCGGACGGCCCCGTGCACCGCAGCACCGTCTTCCAGCGCGAGGACATCGTCGTCCGCCTCATCGACGTTCGGGGTGATCCCGAGACCGACCCGGTCATGGCGCTCGGCATCCAAGGCCCGAGGAAGGCCGCGGTGCTGGCCCGGCTGCTGGACACCGACGCGCTCGGCGTGGCCGGACCGTTCAGCGGCGGACGCGAGGCGACCCGCCTCCTGACGCACGCCGACATGGCGCTGATCACCGACCGCAGGGCCGGCGACCGCAGGGCTGCGCAGTCCTGA
- a CDS encoding MTH1187 family thiamine-binding protein, translating into MIVAFSVTPLGVGEDVGEYVADAVRVVRESGLPNRTDAMFTSIEGDWDDVMDVVKRAVAAVEERAPRVSLVLKADIRPTVTDGLTSKVETVERHLAE; encoded by the coding sequence ATGATCGTCGCGTTTTCCGTGACGCCGCTCGGCGTCGGCGAGGACGTGGGGGAGTACGTCGCCGACGCCGTCCGCGTGGTCCGCGAGTCGGGCCTGCCCAACCGCACCGACGCGATGTTCACCTCGATCGAGGGCGACTGGGACGACGTCATGGACGTGGTCAAGCGCGCCGTGGCAGCCGTAGAAGAACGCGCCCCGCGCGTATCGCTGGTCCTCAAGGCCGACATCAGGCCCACGGTGACGGACGGCCTCACCTCCAAGGTGGAAACGGTGGAGCGCCACCTGGCGGAGTAG
- a CDS encoding DUF3817 domain-containing protein codes for MDIKTATSLRRLRLVSAPEAVSFLLLLLCSVLKRTTDFNAVPVMGMVHGVLFILYVIFWADAWNRTKWSLKTAALYFVLSVLPAGGFFAERMLKREAENAVIASRARNEGIVNA; via the coding sequence GTGGACATCAAGACCGCCACCTCCCTCCGCCGCCTCCGTCTCGTCTCGGCCCCCGAGGCGGTGTCGTTCCTGCTGCTGCTCCTGTGCTCGGTGCTGAAGCGGACGACCGACTTCAACGCGGTGCCCGTGATGGGCATGGTCCACGGCGTGCTCTTCATCCTGTACGTGATCTTCTGGGCGGACGCCTGGAACCGCACCAAGTGGTCCCTGAAGACCGCGGCGCTCTACTTCGTCCTCTCCGTCCTGCCGGCCGGAGGCTTCTTCGCCGAGCGCATGCTCAAGCGCGAGGCCGAGAACGCGGTGATCGCCTCCCGCGCCCGCAACGAAGGAATCGTGAACGCATGA
- a CDS encoding AIM24 family protein, with protein MFRLQGSKVLAVDMTGDAVKAKNGSMVAYDGQMAFKKMSGGGEGIRGMVTRRLTGEQMTVMEVKGHGTCWFADRASEISLVNLQGDKLYVESSNLLATDGGLRTGTSFTGMRGASQGNGLFTTTVEGHGQAAIMSDGPAVVLRVSSQFPLTVDPGAYVAHQGNLRQSFQSGVTFRTLMGEGGGEAFQIRFEGDGLVYVQPSERNTIAGDV; from the coding sequence ATGTTCCGACTGCAAGGCAGCAAGGTGCTCGCCGTCGACATGACCGGTGATGCCGTGAAGGCGAAGAACGGCTCGATGGTCGCGTACGACGGGCAGATGGCCTTCAAGAAGATGAGCGGCGGCGGTGAGGGCATCCGGGGCATGGTGACCCGGCGGCTCACCGGTGAGCAGATGACGGTGATGGAGGTGAAGGGGCATGGGACGTGCTGGTTCGCGGACCGGGCCTCCGAGATCAGTCTCGTGAACCTCCAGGGAGACAAGCTGTACGTGGAGTCGAGCAATCTGCTCGCCACGGACGGGGGGCTGCGGACTGGTACGTCCTTCACCGGGATGCGCGGTGCCTCGCAGGGCAACGGGCTGTTCACGACGACCGTTGAAGGGCACGGCCAGGCGGCGATCATGTCGGACGGGCCTGCGGTCGTGCTGCGGGTCAGTTCACAGTTTCCGCTGACTGTCGACCCGGGGGCCTATGTGGCCCACCAGGGGAATCTGCGGCAGTCCTTCCAGTCCGGTGTGACCTTCCGCACGCTCATGGGCGAGGGCGGTGGCGAGGCCTTCCAGATCCGGTTCGAGGGGGACGGGCTGGTGTACGTACAGCCGAGCGAGCGGAACACGATCGCGGGGGATGTCTGA
- a CDS encoding AIM24 family protein yields the protein MGFREINSKMVEATVMSGQRLFSQRGAMLAYKGEVSFTPNTAGGQGGIMSMIGRRVANEDTPLMTVEGSGTVLFGHGGHHVQVINLAGDTLCVEADRLLAFEGTLQQGTMFLGSQGGVMGMVRGQISGQGLFTTTLKGHGAVAVMAHGGVFEIPITPQRPVHVDPQAYVAHHGDVRNKLSTALGWRDMVGRGSGEAFQLELSGNGAVYVQASEEKL from the coding sequence ATGGGCTTCCGTGAGATCAACTCCAAGATGGTCGAGGCGACCGTCATGTCGGGGCAGCGGCTGTTCAGTCAGCGCGGGGCGATGCTCGCCTACAAGGGCGAGGTGTCCTTCACTCCCAACACGGCCGGTGGCCAGGGCGGGATCATGTCGATGATCGGGCGCCGGGTGGCGAACGAGGACACCCCGCTGATGACCGTCGAGGGCAGCGGCACGGTGCTCTTCGGGCACGGCGGCCACCATGTCCAGGTGATCAACCTCGCCGGCGACACCCTGTGCGTCGAGGCGGACCGCCTCCTCGCCTTCGAGGGCACGCTCCAGCAGGGCACGATGTTCCTCGGCTCACAGGGCGGGGTCATGGGCATGGTCCGCGGACAGATCAGCGGGCAGGGGCTGTTCACGACCACCCTCAAGGGGCACGGGGCCGTGGCCGTCATGGCGCACGGCGGCGTCTTCGAGATCCCGATCACTCCACAGCGGCCCGTCCACGTCGACCCCCAGGCCTACGTCGCCCACCACGGCGACGTACGCAACAAGCTGTCCACCGCCCTGGGCTGGCGCGACATGGTGGGCCGCGGCTCCGGCGAGGCCTTCCAGCTGGAGCTCAGCGGCAACGGTGCGGTGTACGTCCAGGCGTCTGAGGAGAAACTGTGA
- a CDS encoding AIM24 family protein, giving the protein MTLPSDDNVNAYTFCVELKGSQWFLQKGKMIAYYGSMDFNGVGHGRLDRLVRTSFHSPLHASDWVVAEGNGKMLLADRAFDVNSFDLEDGNLTIRSGNLLAFQPTLALKQSIVPGFLTLIGTGKFVAASNGPVVFMEPPIRVDPQALVGWADCPSPCHHYDHGYMTGVMGGLRALTGLGGASGEEHQFEFVGAGTVLLQSSETLMAEHATGAVPPEPGVPGSGGSHTGPSQQAGAPRLPGQLGDLQRRFGL; this is encoded by the coding sequence ATGACGCTGCCGTCCGACGACAACGTCAACGCCTACACCTTCTGCGTGGAGCTCAAGGGGAGCCAGTGGTTCCTGCAGAAGGGGAAGATGATCGCCTACTACGGCTCGATGGACTTCAACGGCGTCGGGCACGGGCGACTCGACCGACTTGTCCGTACGTCCTTCCATTCGCCACTGCACGCGAGCGACTGGGTCGTGGCGGAGGGCAACGGCAAGATGCTGCTGGCCGACCGGGCCTTCGACGTGAATTCGTTCGACCTCGAAGACGGCAACCTGACCATTCGCTCCGGCAACCTGCTCGCTTTTCAGCCAACTCTTGCTCTCAAGCAGTCGATCGTGCCGGGTTTTCTGACACTCATCGGAACCGGAAAGTTCGTGGCCGCATCTAACGGGCCGGTGGTGTTCATGGAACCCCCGATCCGGGTGGACCCACAGGCACTCGTCGGCTGGGCCGACTGCCCCTCCCCGTGCCATCACTACGACCATGGCTACATGACCGGCGTGATGGGCGGTCTACGTGCACTGACAGGCCTCGGCGGGGCCTCCGGAGAGGAGCATCAGTTCGAGTTCGTCGGAGCCGGTACGGTCCTGCTCCAGTCGAGCGAGACCCTCATGGCCGAGCACGCCACGGGGGCGGTTCCGCCGGAGCCCGGAGTCCCCGGTTCCGGAGGGTCGCACACAGGCCCTTCACAACAGGCCGGGGCACCGCGCCTTCCCGGACAGCTGGGAGACCTCCAGCGTCGCTTCGGGCTGTGA